The DNA sequence CACAAGAAGTGAATTTAGAAAAACAAGCAAAGAAGCAGTCCCCCTGGTCGATTGCCCGCAGGAAGCTATGGCACAATAAACTCGCCATGATCAGCCTAGTCTTTCTTATTGTCATTACGGCCCTTGCTTATTTAGCGCCGTTCATTACAGCGTATGATCCGGCCCGGGTTGATATTATGAGCCGGAATCTGATGCCGGGAGAAGGGCATCTTCTCGGGACCGATGCATCGGGACGTGATATTTGGACGCTTCTCATGTACGGAGCACGGACTTCACTGACGATCGGCTTTATCTGTATGTTTGCCGTAGTTATAATTGCTACTATCATCGGCTCTATTGCCGGGTACTTCGGCGGATGGGTCGACGCGGTGCTCATGCGTTTTACGGATTTCATTATGAATTTTCCATTTCTCGTGTTTGTTATCGTTCTAGCTTCTATCTTCCGCGATGCCGGCATTTTCGCCCTTATTGTAGTGCTGAGTGCCTTATCCTGGACCGGGGCAGCGCGTGTTGTCCGGAGTAAGGTGATGACAGAGAAGGAAAATGAATACGTGATGGCTGCTACATCCATCGGCGGGAGTCCTTTTAAAGTCATCCGCAAACATATTCTGCCGAATGTCATGACAACCATTATTGTGCAGGCGACACTGCTGCTTGCGATTATGATTGTAGCGGAAACAGCTCTCAGCTTCCTCGGTTTCGGTGTTCCGCAGGGGACGCCGAGCTGGGGGAACATGATGACGGAGGCGCGTGATCCTAACGTCATTCGTACGCAGTGGTGGGTATGGATTCCACCGGGTCTTGCGATTACATTCACGATTCTTTCGATTAACTTTATCGGCGAAGGTATTAAAGATGCCTTCAATCCGCGTTCCGCGCGATAACAGGAGAAAGCTGCCTTTCGGG is a window from the Alkalicoccus halolimnae genome containing:
- the opp4C gene encoding oligopeptide ABC transporter permease, translated to MEAAQEVNLEKQAKKQSPWSIARRKLWHNKLAMISLVFLIVITALAYLAPFITAYDPARVDIMSRNLMPGEGHLLGTDASGRDIWTLLMYGARTSLTIGFICMFAVVIIATIIGSIAGYFGGWVDAVLMRFTDFIMNFPFLVFVIVLASIFRDAGIFALIVVLSALSWTGAARVVRSKVMTEKENEYVMAATSIGGSPFKVIRKHILPNVMTTIIVQATLLLAIMIVAETALSFLGFGVPQGTPSWGNMMTEARDPNVIRTQWWVWIPPGLAITFTILSINFIGEGIKDAFNPRSAR